In one window of Halorubrum sp. BV1 DNA:
- a CDS encoding plastocyanin/azurin family copper-binding protein, with protein sequence MHRRRFLRRAGALGVVGASIGLAGCAGVGGDPGYDVGMMASAFRPAEITVAVGDTVVWENTSARTHTVTASQLPDGAAYFASGGYDDYETALTEWESDFGGGLESGDRFSHTFTVPGTHHYVCIPHLTGGMVGTVTVEE encoded by the coding sequence ATGCACCGCAGACGGTTCCTCCGGCGGGCCGGCGCGCTCGGGGTCGTGGGAGCCTCGATCGGTCTCGCCGGCTGTGCCGGCGTCGGCGGCGACCCGGGGTACGACGTGGGAATGATGGCGTCCGCCTTCCGGCCGGCCGAGATAACCGTCGCCGTCGGCGACACCGTCGTCTGGGAGAACACGAGCGCGCGCACCCACACGGTCACGGCGAGTCAACTCCCCGACGGGGCGGCGTACTTCGCGTCCGGCGGCTACGACGACTACGAGACCGCGCTGACCGAGTGGGAGAGCGATTTCGGTGGCGGATTAGAGAGCGGCGACCGCTTCTCGCACACGTTCACCGTTCCGGGCACGCACCACTACGTCTGTATCCCACACCTCACCGGCGGGATGGTCGGGACGGTGACCGTGGAGGAGTGA